CattattattctcttctggTCCTTCTACGACCCTTTATTTGGCCCAGATTTCGTCGATATCGCTATAATATCAGCAACACGTATTCAATGACAGAACATAATATAATATGATACGATACTGATAGGTAATAGTAAAAGATGGATAAAGAGGAAGTTTTAAGTCAAAGTGTGGTGTGTGTAGCACTTCTTGATGCAGTGAATTTGGTCCTTTTTCCTCGCAATATAGTAATTCTTCCCATCCCGTCAATTACTAATGTTTGAATGTATCGCTTTGTAGGATTCCCACTCTACACCCCCTGATCAATAACTCCGCCGCTTTTAACTTATACTTTATAAGCATCACAAACACCAGCAGGAAAGGCAATGCCTAGACGCCGCTCTTTTTACAAAAATTTAAAGGATTTAAATAGCAACACCTAAAAACGGTATTCGTAGGATTCTGAAATCTCAGGCACAAGACGCACTTATATTTCTTGAGTTATAGTTAGTATGTAATCACTAAACAGCCGGAATCATCATGATTTCCTTATGGTCAATGAATTACTCGCCAAGAGTCGGGACCAGAATGctcattcttcttcacgGGCCATTCAAAAGCTGCTTACTGGTCCATACACCTTCCATTGTATTTTTCAAACTGGTAAACTTGTTTCGAAGTCTTTTAGTAAAACTGGGCCCTTGACCCAAGTCCTGTCGTAAAATATTTCTGGGAAATTATGCGGTTTGGGGTAAGAAAAACGGCTTGGCGGACGTAATCGGACGTCCGAATACAGCCGTAACGATTTTGTCAGTTCTCATGAGTTTAAGAACAATCTGCTGAGGACAACTAATTTCAGACGAAACATATATAAACATGCTAGATTTCGTAGAAACAGTATATGTACATATATCTCGTAATGTattatcaacttcagaTACAAAGTGTTCGAAATGACAGAGTCCGTCAGTTCAAGCCCAAGTGAACAGCAGCTCAGTGGGATAGAGATGGGACTCCAATCAACGGGGCTTGTGAAAACTTTTGAAGAGCAGATGCTGAACGCTGATGATAAGCTTTCGCATATTGACTCAGCACATTTAGGTGAGAAACCAGAGAAATTCAGAGAGAGTGATGCGGGTGACGGTACCAGAAGAGAGGACCAAATTCTCACTGGTGCAAGATTCTATACATGTGTCTCGTCCCTCCTTCTCTGTACATTTTTGGTTGCCTTGGACCAGATGATCACTGCTTCTGTCTTGACAACAATTGCCGACCATTTCAATGAATTCAATAAGATGACATGGATTACAGCAGCATTTATGATGCCCATGGGGTGTTGTGCGCAGGGATGGGGACGATTATCGATCAGCTTTGGCAGAAAGTGGATCCTTGTGTCAGGCATGGCCCTTTTCGAGTTTGGTTCTCTAATAACTGGcatttccatttccatGAATATGTTTATTTGCGGAAGAGCTATTCAAGGTGTGGGTGGCTCGTGCATTCAGACTGTTGTCATGATCATAGCTACAGAAATTACTACTATTGATAAAAAGCCAATCCTATACGGAACACTCACCTTAACCTTTGTCTTTGCTTCGGTCATTGGTCCCGTCATCGGCGGAATTTTTGGAACGTATGCTAGCTGGAGATGGTGTTTCTACCTCAATCTCTGCTGTTCTGCTATCATATTTCCATTTTTTATCTTATCCTACCATCCCAAGCCTCCTGTTGGAACTTTTAGAGAGAAGCTAAAAACAGTTGACATTCTTGATAACTTCCTTATTGTTGCATCGACAGTCCTCATACTAATGGGCATATCATTTGGAATCACTGGGTCTAGCTGGAAGACAGCATCGGCCATCTCTTGTCTCGTCATTGGAGGAATACTTCTTATTGCATTCTGCGAATataatttcaaattctccaAATACCCAGTGCTTCCCTCAAACATTGTGTTCAATAAGAAAATATTCGCATCTTTCATCGTCATTACCTTCAATTACAGTGCAATGATGGTAGCGCTCCAGTTCATCAGCATATACTTTGCAAATGTCATCGGCCACAACGCATTTCACACCGGCTTGTCTTTGATTCCTTGTGCTGTCTCCTCGTGCGTGTCATCGATTGGCAGCGGAATCCTTATTCAGAAATTGCGGATAATCAAGCCGTTCTCCTTGCTGGCAGGGCTCCTTTTGCCGGCCGCCGCGGGCTTACTTATGCtaatgaagcagaaggatAACCTAGGCCGCGATATTGGGTTCCAGATCTTGCTTGGAGTTTCCACTGGTCTGAATATGCAGGGTCCAATTATGAGTGGTCTCATTAATGCACCAAAAACTCCCGGTACCAACATCTTGATGACTGCTTATTTCATCTTCGGAAGAAGTATGACTGCTTTGTTTTTGGAGATCGCTGAGGAGATATACACCGCAACTTTGACATCAGGTATCGCCAAAATTTCGCCAATGATACAGGGGAGTGAGTACGCCATCTCAGAGGTCATCGTTCGATCAGACTTGCTCGACAAATTGAATGAGCACGATAGGTCCTTGGTTGCTGGAAAAATCCTAGAAAGCTGTCATGATGTCTTCTGGTTGTGTTTTGCTTTGGCAATTGTGGCACTAATTGCAACGTTATTCATGTCAAACAAGAAGCTGCCGAAAAGTGAAGACGTCGAGGCATGAGCGAGGTGACCCATATGCTCAGCCACACGGTCTATTATCTATTAGTATGGTATAGTGTAAGAGATGCTCTCTAGAGGGTGGATTTTAGTAGATCTGTAGAAGTCAAGtaaaggaggaagaagataatgtACATGAAAATTTTCGCGTTGCATGGTACTCTCTAAGCGAGCCAGAGTTCATATTATTTGATCTTGTGCTGTGAAGCCACCCTTCAAAAATGTAATGGCTACCCGAAAGAGGTGTCATTATACGTCATACGTATTGCCAACAAATATTGGTCATCCTACAACATATCAGTGAACGTGATTGCCAACTTCGATTTCAACTCATTCCGTCTCGCAGTCAAGGCAGACAAATATACAAGCTTTGAACCCCTGTTTTCTTCATCCGTGCAGAAATTGTAAAGAAAGTAGTTGGCTGACATTGGCGAAAAAGAATGCATAAAGTAGTCGTCGTATGTTTCAAGCGCGAAGCCCAAAAATTCCGACGGTATTTTCGATATGGTTGCTCACTGTTGATAGTGAACAAGGACTCTGATAAATTCAACTCAGGAATGTTGTCTTGCTTAGCATGCAAAGATAAAAAGTGGGAAGTGgtatcttcaaaaagaaacatcaGGATTATGTTGTTTGTTTTAGTTTGAGCCTTTTGTTTCTGATAAATTGATGTGGATCACTTGCTCGTTTATATTTCCTAGATTTACGTAAAGAGATAATTCAAAACAGGAATAAAATATTaatattctttttgaagatagagaaTATTTCAAACAATGGTGTTTCCATTGAGAGTCAAGttattttgaagaaaaaatatgCTAGCCACCATGAGTTACACCTAATCAGACTTGTTTACTGCCAACAATTTCGGTGTTGTGCACATGATTATGGTCACATGATACTTTCAGTTTAGTGTTGACTTCTCAAGATGAGCTACTGAGCTTTGGTTTCTTAGTTGTTTCTAATATCTAACGTATTTCAATCCAGGAATTATATCTGAGTCAGATATAAAGGCATACAGTCACAGTATGAACAGTAAGtattcagaaagaaatagTTAGATCAAATTAGATATAATATAGAttgataataataaaaaaaggatAAAGGAAAGTTGATTTTCAAAGTATGTTCCTTTTGTTATGATTAGTAGCTCTTCATATAACGAActtaatttcttttttacaCAATGCGGCAATCCTTGTTGCCCTGTAAATTACCTCTGTCCAGATATATCAGTTTATAAGCTTCAAACTCCACATAAGCTAGTATTATTTGAATCGACATAAATCTAGTTAATTAATAATGATTTAAGTATAATGATATATAGGTTTGAAAAGTACAAGCTGAAAGCCTTAGTGTTTCTCAAAATAATGGAGATAATCATTCGAACAAAATGTTGTTTTCTAGACAGCAAAATGCCTTATTATTTCATAATAAATTCATCGAAAAGCTAAAGTTTGTAGTTTCACGACATCGGCAACTGCAAAAGCAACAGTATCCAAAATTTTAGGTATTCAAGTGCATTATAGTGACACTCAATAACAATTCGTTTTCCTCATTCTCACTATTTGATACAAACTGTTAATGAATTGTACCGAACTCTTCGTAAAAAGAGATATTGgggaagaagatttggcGGTTAAAAATAATAAATCCTTCCCATTTACGAACTGGTTGCATTAGAAAATTTTATAAGCAGCCTACCTTAAATTCCGA
The sequence above is a segment of the Brettanomyces nanus chromosome 4, complete sequence genome. Coding sequences within it:
- a CDS encoding uncharacterized protein (EggNog:ENOG41); its protein translation is MTESVSSSPSEQQLSGIEMGLQSTGLVKTFEEQMLNADDKLSHIDSAHLGEKPEKFRESDAGDGTRREDQILTGARFYTCVSSLLLCTFLVALDQMITASVLTTIADHFNEFNKMTWITAAFMMPMGCCAQGWGRLSISFGRKWILVSGMALFEFGSLITGISISMNMFICGRAIQGVGGSCIQTVVMIIATEITTIDKKPILYGTLTLTFVFASVIGPVIGGIFGTYASWRWCFYLNLCCSAIIFPFFILSYHPKPPVGTFREKLKTVDILDNFLIVASTVLILMGISFGITGSSWKTASAISCLVIGGILLIAFCEYNFKFSKYPVLPSNIVFNKKIFASFIVITFNYSAMMVALQFISIYFANVIGHNAFHTGLSLIPCAVSSCVSSIGSGILIQKLRIIKPFSLLAGLLLPAAAGLLMLMKQKDNLGRDIGFQILLGVSTGLNMQGPIMSGLINAPKTPGTNILMTAYFIFGRSMTALFLEIAEEIYTATLTSGIAKISPMIQGSEYAISEVIVRSDLLDKLNEHDRSLVAGKILESCHDVFWLCFALAIVALIATLFMSNKKLPKSEDVEA